In one window of Tursiops truncatus isolate mTurTru1 chromosome 5, mTurTru1.mat.Y, whole genome shotgun sequence DNA:
- the LOC101324400 gene encoding growth-regulated protein homolog beta-like: protein MARAATPAAARLLRAALLLLVLVAAGRRAAGAPVVTELRCRCLQTVQGIHFKNIQSVKVTPPGPHCGQTEVVATLKAGQEVCLNPEAPMVKKIINKMLNKDSAN, encoded by the exons ATGGCCCGCGCCGCGacccccgccgccgcccggctCCTCCGCGCCGCGCTACTGCTTCTGGTCCTGGTGGCCGCCGGCCGGCGCGCAGCAG GGGCGCCTGTGGTCACCGAACTGCGCTGCCGGTGCCTGCAGACCGTGCAGGGGATTCACTTCAAGAACATCCAGAGCGTGAAGGTGACGCCCCCGGGACCCCACTGCGGCCAAACGGAAGTCGT aGCCACTCTCAAGGCTGGTCAGGAAGTTTGTCTCAACCCTGAAGCTCCCAtggttaaaaaaatcatcaacaagATGCTAAACAA GGACAGTGCCAACTGA